One stretch of Sylvia atricapilla isolate bSylAtr1 chromosome 4, bSylAtr1.pri, whole genome shotgun sequence DNA includes these proteins:
- the SMYD1 gene encoding histone-lysine N-methyltransferase SMYD1 isoform X2, with product MTKGGMESVEVFTTEGKGRGLKAQKEFLPGDVIFAEPAYAAVVFDSLTHVICHTCFKRQERLHRCGQCKFAYYCDRTCQRAAWLNHKNECSAIKRHGKAPTENIRLAARILWKMEREGSGLSEGCLVSIEELQNHVDSFGEEEKKELRTDVESFLEFWPPHCQQFGMQLISHIFGVISCNGFTLSDQRGLQAVGVGIFPNLCQANHDCWPNCTVVFNNGKIELRALNKISPGDELTVSYVDFLSLSEERRKQLKKQYYFDCTCEHCKKQLKDDLMLAVKAGESKPSADTVKEVIQFSKDTLEKINKARMEGQYHEVVKLCRDCLKKQEPVLGDTNIYLLRILSIASEVLSYLQMFEEAADYAKRMVDGYLKIYHPNNAQLGMAVMRAGVTHWHAGLIEAGHGLICKAYAILLITHGPSHPITKDLEVMRVQTEMELRMFQQNEFMYYKMREAALKNQKIQVMPEPSNENAPSLFHKKE from the exons CCTGACACACGTCATCTGTCACACCTGCTTCAAGCGGCAGGAGAGGCTGCACCGCTGCGGGCAGTGCAAGTTCGCCTATTACTGCGACAGGACCTGCCAGAGAGCAGCCTGGCTCAACCACAAAAATGAGTGCTCTGCCATCAAGAGGCACGGCAAGGCACCCACTGAAAACATCAG GCTGGCCGCCCGTATCCTGTGGAAGATGGAGAGGGAGGGCAGCGGGCTGTCCGAGGGCTGCCTGGTGTCCATCGAGGAGCTGCAGAACCACGTGGACAGCTTCGGcgaggaggagaagaaggagctGCGGACTGACGTGGAGAGTTTCCTGGAGTTCTGGCCgccccactgccagcagttCGGGATGCAGCTCATCTCCCACATATTCGGAGTG ATCAGCTGCAATGGCTTTACCCTCAGTGACCAAAGAGGACTGCAGGCTGTTGGTGTGGGAATCTTCCCCAACCTCTGCCAGGCCAACCACGACTGCTGGCCCAACTGCACTGTCGTCTTCAACAATGGCAA GATCGAGCTGCGGGCCCTGAACAAGATTTCTCCAGGGGATGAGCTGACGGTTTCCTACGTGGATTTCCTCAGCCTGAGCGAGGAGCGGCGGAAGCAGCTGAAGAAGCAATATTACTTCGACTGCACGTGCGAGCACTGCAAGAAACAGCTCAAGGATGACCTGATGCTGGCAGTGAAGGCAGGGGAAAGCAAG ccctctgcagaCACGGTGAAGGAGGTGATCCAGTTCTCTAAGGACACGCTGGAGAAGATCAACAAGGCCCGCATGGAGGGACAATACCACGAG GTTGTGAAGCTGTGCCGTGACTGCCTGAAGAAGCAGGAGCCTGTGCTTGGGGACACGAACATCTACCTGCTGAGGATCCTCAGCATTGCCTCCGAGGTGCTCTCCTACCTCCAGATGTTTGAGGAAGCAGCTGACTATGCCAAGAGGATGGTGGATGGCTACCT gaaaatttACCATCCCAACAACGCGCAGCTGGGCATGGCCGTGATGCGGGCAGGAGTGACTCACTGGCATGCTGGCCTCATTGAAGCTGGCCATGGCTTGATCTGTAAAGCCTATGCCATTCTCCTGATTACCCATGGACCTTCCCACCCAATTACCAAAGACCTGGAG GTCATGCGTGTCCAGACGGAGATGGAACTGCGCATGTTCCAGCAGAACGAGTTCATGTATTACAAGATGAGGGAAGCTGCCCTCAAGAACCAGAAGATCCAAGTCATGCCTGAACCCAGCAATGAGAATGCACCAAGCCTCTTCCACAAAAAGGAATGA
- the SMYD1 gene encoding histone-lysine N-methyltransferase SMYD1 isoform X1 has product MTKGGMESVEVFTTEGKGRGLKAQKEFLPGDVIFAEPAYAAVVFDSLTHVICHTCFKRQERLHRCGQCKFAYYCDRTCQRAAWLNHKNECSAIKRHGKAPTENIRLAARILWKMEREGSGLSEGCLVSIEELQNHVDSFGEEEKKELRTDVESFLEFWPPHCQQFGMQLISHIFGVISCNGFTLSDQRGLQAVGVGIFPNLCQANHDCWPNCTVVFNNGNHEAVRSMFHTQMRIELRALNKISPGDELTVSYVDFLSLSEERRKQLKKQYYFDCTCEHCKKQLKDDLMLAVKAGESKPSADTVKEVIQFSKDTLEKINKARMEGQYHEVVKLCRDCLKKQEPVLGDTNIYLLRILSIASEVLSYLQMFEEAADYAKRMVDGYLKIYHPNNAQLGMAVMRAGVTHWHAGLIEAGHGLICKAYAILLITHGPSHPITKDLEVMRVQTEMELRMFQQNEFMYYKMREAALKNQKIQVMPEPSNENAPSLFHKKE; this is encoded by the exons CCTGACACACGTCATCTGTCACACCTGCTTCAAGCGGCAGGAGAGGCTGCACCGCTGCGGGCAGTGCAAGTTCGCCTATTACTGCGACAGGACCTGCCAGAGAGCAGCCTGGCTCAACCACAAAAATGAGTGCTCTGCCATCAAGAGGCACGGCAAGGCACCCACTGAAAACATCAG GCTGGCCGCCCGTATCCTGTGGAAGATGGAGAGGGAGGGCAGCGGGCTGTCCGAGGGCTGCCTGGTGTCCATCGAGGAGCTGCAGAACCACGTGGACAGCTTCGGcgaggaggagaagaaggagctGCGGACTGACGTGGAGAGTTTCCTGGAGTTCTGGCCgccccactgccagcagttCGGGATGCAGCTCATCTCCCACATATTCGGAGTG ATCAGCTGCAATGGCTTTACCCTCAGTGACCAAAGAGGACTGCAGGCTGTTGGTGTGGGAATCTTCCCCAACCTCTGCCAGGCCAACCACGACTGCTGGCCCAACTGCACTGTCGTCTTCAACAATGGCAA tcATGAGGCTGTAAGATCAATGTTCCACACACAGATGAG GATCGAGCTGCGGGCCCTGAACAAGATTTCTCCAGGGGATGAGCTGACGGTTTCCTACGTGGATTTCCTCAGCCTGAGCGAGGAGCGGCGGAAGCAGCTGAAGAAGCAATATTACTTCGACTGCACGTGCGAGCACTGCAAGAAACAGCTCAAGGATGACCTGATGCTGGCAGTGAAGGCAGGGGAAAGCAAG ccctctgcagaCACGGTGAAGGAGGTGATCCAGTTCTCTAAGGACACGCTGGAGAAGATCAACAAGGCCCGCATGGAGGGACAATACCACGAG GTTGTGAAGCTGTGCCGTGACTGCCTGAAGAAGCAGGAGCCTGTGCTTGGGGACACGAACATCTACCTGCTGAGGATCCTCAGCATTGCCTCCGAGGTGCTCTCCTACCTCCAGATGTTTGAGGAAGCAGCTGACTATGCCAAGAGGATGGTGGATGGCTACCT gaaaatttACCATCCCAACAACGCGCAGCTGGGCATGGCCGTGATGCGGGCAGGAGTGACTCACTGGCATGCTGGCCTCATTGAAGCTGGCCATGGCTTGATCTGTAAAGCCTATGCCATTCTCCTGATTACCCATGGACCTTCCCACCCAATTACCAAAGACCTGGAG GTCATGCGTGTCCAGACGGAGATGGAACTGCGCATGTTCCAGCAGAACGAGTTCATGTATTACAAGATGAGGGAAGCTGCCCTCAAGAACCAGAAGATCCAAGTCATGCCTGAACCCAGCAATGAGAATGCACCAAGCCTCTTCCACAAAAAGGAATGA
- the LOC136360226 gene encoding fatty acid-binding protein, liver-like: MSFTGKYELQSQENFEPFMRAIGLPEDQIQKGKDLKSVTEIVQDGKKFTITITTGSKVIKNQFTIGEESEVELMNGQKMKVVVQMEGNNKLVAEAKGMKSTTELNGDTITYTMTVGDITLKRVSKRI; the protein is encoded by the exons ATGAGCTTCACTGGAAAATATGAGCTCCAGTCCCAGGAAAACTTTGAGCCCTTTATGAGAGCCATTG GGCTCCCTGAGGACCAGATCCAGAAGGGCAAGGACCTCAAGAGTGTCACAGAAATTGTGCAGGATGGGAAAAAGTTCACGATTACTATCACCACTGGCTCCAAAGTGATCAAAAACCAGTTCACCATCGGAGAGGAGAGTGAGGTAGAGCTGATGAATGGACAGAAAATGAAG GTTGTGGTGCAGATGGAGGGTAACAACAAACTGGTTGCAGAGGCAAAAGGGATGAAATCCACCACAGAGCTCAACGGAGACACCATCACCTAC acaaTGACCGTGGGTGACATCACCCTGAAGAGAGTCAGCAAGAGGATCTAG